One region of Aminobacterium colombiense DSM 12261 genomic DNA includes:
- a CDS encoding energy-coupling factor transporter ATPase — MTPKIVCTLQGVGFSYPEADSSALDQVSFQVREGEWLALLGSNGSGKSTLAKHLNALLLPSQGACFVYGMDTREEKNLWAIRSHVAMVFQNPDNQIVGTVVEDDTAFGPENIGLSPLEIRQRVDWALSVTGLSHKMQNPTYSLSGGEKQRLAVAGALALDPPCLVLDEPTAMLDPQGRRDLLDVLKTLHAQGRTIIYITHRLEETVHCDRALVLKSGKVQWDGTISELFRHTEKLNEWGLECPPFIELWQMLVAERLISEKTPATVDGVQKALCQLL, encoded by the coding sequence ATGACCCCAAAGATAGTCTGTACGCTTCAGGGTGTAGGTTTTTCCTACCCTGAAGCGGACAGTTCTGCACTTGACCAGGTGAGCTTTCAGGTCAGGGAAGGGGAATGGCTGGCACTATTGGGCAGCAATGGTTCAGGTAAATCAACGCTTGCCAAACATTTGAACGCCCTGCTGCTTCCTTCGCAGGGCGCTTGTTTTGTTTATGGCATGGATACTCGTGAAGAGAAAAATCTATGGGCGATTCGAAGCCACGTGGCCATGGTTTTTCAAAATCCCGACAATCAGATAGTAGGGACTGTCGTGGAGGACGATACTGCCTTTGGACCAGAAAACATAGGACTTTCTCCTCTCGAAATTCGACAGCGTGTGGACTGGGCTCTTTCTGTGACAGGGCTGTCCCATAAGATGCAAAATCCAACGTATTCTCTTTCTGGCGGTGAAAAACAGCGATTGGCTGTGGCGGGGGCATTAGCCTTAGACCCTCCGTGCCTTGTGCTTGATGAACCTACAGCCATGCTTGATCCACAAGGGCGTCGAGACCTGCTTGACGTGTTAAAAACACTTCATGCTCAGGGTAGAACGATAATTTACATTACTCATCGCCTTGAAGAAACAGTTCATTGTGATAGAGCGCTTGTTTTAAAAAGTGGGAAAGTTCAATGGGATGGCACCATTTCAGAACTTTTTCGCCACACAGAAAAACTCAATGAATGGGGTTTGGAATGTCCGCCTTTTATTGAATTATGGCAAATGCTGGTTGCAGAGCGGCTGATCTCTGAAAAAACGCCTGCAACAGTGGATGGAGTACAAAAGGCTTTATGTCAATTATTATAA
- a CDS encoding ATP-binding cassette domain-containing protein: MSIIIKNLTHTYHPSTPLETVALEGINLTTEKGQWLSIVGHTGSGKSTLAQHLNALIVPEKGEVIVEGFVSRPKSQDLRKIRRLVGLVFQYPEQQLFAETVFDEVAFAPRNWGVSEEDLEKVVNETLLEVGIPLDFLDRNPFQLSGGEKRRIALASVLAAEPAYLVLDEPTAGLDATGRKDLIKLLSKQKKKGRGIIFVTHDLETALMSSDSILVLEGGREVVQGAPGKIIEELSRGAIRGLRMPEVLELAMCLEQKGWAVPLTWSHYDLFESLKKQVRLS; this comes from the coding sequence ATGTCAATTATTATAAAAAATCTCACCCATACATATCACCCTTCTACGCCGCTTGAAACAGTGGCCTTAGAAGGGATTAACCTAACAACAGAAAAGGGGCAATGGCTCTCCATAGTTGGCCATACCGGTAGTGGAAAATCTACTTTGGCACAACACCTTAACGCTTTGATCGTTCCTGAAAAAGGCGAGGTTATCGTGGAAGGCTTCGTTTCTCGCCCCAAAAGCCAGGATTTGCGGAAGATCAGACGACTTGTGGGCCTTGTCTTTCAATACCCGGAACAGCAGCTATTTGCTGAAACTGTTTTTGACGAAGTAGCTTTTGCTCCAAGAAATTGGGGTGTCTCAGAAGAAGATTTGGAAAAAGTAGTTAATGAAACCTTATTAGAGGTAGGTATCCCATTAGATTTTCTTGACAGGAATCCATTTCAACTATCAGGAGGAGAAAAACGACGAATTGCGCTGGCTTCTGTTCTTGCCGCTGAACCTGCTTACCTGGTTCTTGATGAGCCGACAGCCGGTCTTGATGCGACTGGCCGTAAGGACCTTATTAAATTACTGTCAAAACAGAAGAAGAAGGGGAGAGGCATTATCTTTGTAACTCACGATCTTGAAACAGCGCTTATGTCCAGCGACTCCATTTTGGTGCTTGAAGGAGGGCGGGAAGTAGTGCAAGGTGCTCCAGGCAAAATAATAGAGGAATTGAGCCGTGGGGCAATAAGGGGCCTTCGTATGCCAGAAGTCCTTGAACTAGCTATGTGTCTTGAGCAAAAGGGCTGGGCAGTTCCCTTGACATGGAGTCATTACGACCTTTTTGAGTCTTTGAAAAAGCAGGTGAGATTGTCATGA
- a CDS encoding energy-coupling factor transporter transmembrane component T family protein produces the protein MKFMNHLTFGQYVPAQSIIHAIDPRCKIIGTIFLLTGIFLVKHPLAFGVWGLLLLLINYLSRLPLSLVLRSARPVVILVVFTAVIHLFFTKGTPIFQWGIITVTKEGFRMGVYMGLRLLFLVLFASFLTLTTSPMELADGLEKLFSPLAPMGFPAHELAMMMTIALRFIPTLLDETDRIMKAQLARGANLDKGNLWQRLRAMLPVLVPLFVIVFQRAEDLATAMEARCYRGGNGRTRLNPLLWKRRDTVALLLLVFSLSLLIYVDRMVIL, from the coding sequence ATGAAGTTTATGAATCACCTCACCTTTGGACAATACGTTCCAGCTCAATCTATTATCCATGCTATTGACCCTCGATGCAAAATTATAGGAACTATATTTCTTTTGACAGGGATTTTCCTTGTAAAACACCCTCTAGCCTTCGGTGTTTGGGGGCTTTTGCTTCTGCTCATCAATTATTTATCCAGGCTGCCTCTTTCTCTTGTTCTTCGTTCTGCGCGGCCTGTGGTGATACTTGTCGTTTTTACAGCAGTGATTCATCTTTTTTTTACCAAGGGGACACCCATTTTTCAATGGGGCATTATTACTGTTACAAAAGAGGGTTTTCGAATGGGTGTCTACATGGGCCTCCGACTGTTGTTTCTTGTCCTCTTTGCTAGTTTTCTAACTCTAACAACAAGCCCAATGGAGTTGGCCGATGGGTTAGAAAAACTATTTTCACCTTTGGCCCCTATGGGTTTTCCTGCCCACGAACTGGCAATGATGATGACCATAGCCCTTCGTTTTATTCCCACTCTTCTTGATGAAACAGATCGTATAATGAAGGCACAGTTAGCCCGTGGAGCAAACCTTGATAAAGGAAATCTCTGGCAGCGTTTACGCGCTATGCTCCCCGTTCTTGTTCCTCTTTTTGTTATAGTTTTTCAAAGGGCGGAGGATCTTGCCACGGCCATGGAGGCCAGGTGCTACAGAGGTGGTAATGGGCGTACTCGTCTAAATCCGCTTCTCTGGAAAAGGCGCGATACTGTAGCTTTGCTTCTTCTCGTTTTCTCTTTATCCCTTCTTATCTATGTTGATCGTATGGTAATTCTCTAA
- the truA gene encoding tRNA pseudouridine(38-40) synthase TruA, with product MRYAAVVSYDGTAFCGWQRQLGVASVQQSLEEALSKLCATSIPIVAAGRTDGGVHSRGQVISFSLPSFWEPRRLVLAINFYLPETVRIMGVFPVEESFSARFCALWREYRYYIWHGPAFPPYLAQRAWWNRWQWDKTAVKKACEYLEGTHNFKAFCPIKECPEDTVRTILRIKYLRSGHLSVITVRGNSFLMNMVRSIVGSLDLVGKGKNDPEWIKELLDDEKKDRTYAGMTAPAHGLYFWKVCYNAHCFLTIPEIREREITDVLIPSDFA from the coding sequence ATGCGTTATGCAGCAGTTGTATCCTACGATGGGACAGCTTTTTGCGGGTGGCAGAGGCAACTAGGAGTAGCCAGTGTCCAACAAAGCCTGGAAGAAGCCTTGTCCAAACTTTGCGCAACTTCTATCCCCATTGTCGCAGCTGGCAGAACTGATGGGGGAGTCCATTCAAGAGGGCAAGTTATTTCTTTCTCTCTACCTTCCTTTTGGGAACCAAGAAGACTCGTCCTCGCCATTAATTTCTATTTGCCTGAAACTGTGCGTATAATGGGAGTTTTCCCAGTAGAAGAGAGTTTTAGCGCGAGGTTCTGTGCCTTGTGGCGGGAATACCGCTATTATATTTGGCATGGTCCAGCTTTCCCCCCCTACCTGGCACAAAGAGCGTGGTGGAATCGTTGGCAATGGGACAAAACTGCAGTAAAGAAGGCGTGCGAATACTTAGAGGGAACCCATAATTTTAAAGCATTCTGTCCGATCAAGGAGTGCCCTGAAGATACAGTTCGCACAATTTTACGCATAAAATATCTAAGGAGCGGACATCTTTCTGTAATTACAGTGAGAGGCAATTCTTTTCTTATGAATATGGTACGATCAATAGTTGGAAGTCTTGATCTTGTTGGTAAAGGGAAAAATGATCCGGAGTGGATAAAGGAACTTCTTGATGACGAAAAAAAGGATCGCACTTATGCAGGAATGACGGCTCCAGCCCATGGGCTTTATTTTTGGAAGGTCTGCTATAATGCCCATTGCTTTCTTACTATTCCGGAAATACGAGAAAGGGAGATAACAGACGTATTAATCCCTTCTGATTTTGCGTAG
- a CDS encoding rod shape-determining protein: protein MFGSDIGIDLGTATVIIYVKNKGIVLREPSVVAIDLENGKILAVGNEAKNMVGRTPGNVISVRPLRDGVIADYSMTEAMLQYFMKRINKGFRRFFRNRVMICVPSGATDVERRAVLEAAVEVGARSAFLIEEPMAAAIGANLNVEEPRGKMIVDIGGGTSDIAVISLGGIVVSKSLRIGGDKFDEAIMRYLRKHYSLAIGEQTAENLKIMIGTCGQQDEEMSMVLKGRDLVQGLPRQIEISSTAVSQAIGEMIQTLVDGVRNVLEITPPELSADIIDGGIVLTGGGSLLRGLPELITEQTGINCFCADDPMESVALGTGKALAEIDKLKTTGRSGILMTSSRKGRKKAR, encoded by the coding sequence GTGTTTGGAAGCGATATAGGCATAGACCTGGGAACAGCTACAGTCATTATTTACGTTAAAAACAAGGGTATAGTGCTGCGAGAACCGTCTGTTGTAGCGATTGACCTTGAAAACGGTAAAATTCTTGCAGTTGGGAACGAGGCCAAAAATATGGTGGGACGAACACCAGGAAATGTTATTTCAGTGCGACCCCTTCGAGACGGGGTTATTGCGGATTATTCCATGACAGAAGCCATGCTTCAGTATTTTATGAAGAGGATCAATAAAGGTTTTCGACGTTTCTTTAGAAATAGAGTGATGATCTGTGTCCCTTCAGGGGCGACAGATGTTGAAAGACGGGCGGTGCTGGAAGCAGCAGTAGAAGTTGGAGCGAGGTCTGCCTTCTTAATTGAAGAACCTATGGCTGCCGCAATTGGCGCTAACCTCAACGTGGAAGAACCCAGAGGCAAAATGATCGTAGATATCGGAGGGGGAACAAGTGACATTGCTGTTATTTCTTTAGGAGGCATCGTAGTTTCAAAATCCCTGCGCATTGGCGGGGATAAATTTGATGAAGCTATTATGCGTTATCTTAGAAAACACTATAGCCTTGCCATAGGGGAACAGACAGCTGAAAATTTGAAAATTATGATTGGTACTTGTGGCCAGCAGGATGAGGAAATGTCCATGGTTCTTAAAGGCAGAGATCTCGTTCAGGGGTTGCCTCGGCAGATAGAAATAAGCAGTACTGCGGTAAGCCAGGCTATTGGGGAAATGATCCAGACACTTGTTGACGGCGTCAGAAATGTGCTTGAAATAACGCCTCCAGAACTTTCAGCTGATATTATAGATGGTGGAATAGTCTTAACCGGCGGTGGATCCCTCCTCCGTGGTCTTCCTGAGCTTATTACGGAACAGACAGGTATTAACTGTTTTTGCGCTGATGATCCCATGGAGAGTGTTGCCCTTGGAACAGGTAAGGCACTGGCTGAAATAGACAAGCTTAAGACCACTGGGCGAAGTGGCATTCTCATGACATCCTCCCGCAAAGGGCGAAAGAAAGCGCGTTAG
- a CDS encoding YkgJ family cysteine cluster protein — MDNPQIWWSDGLHFACLGCGRCCRGEPGAIWVSEEEEIIIAAWLNLSVEVFRNSYETRRWGPLSLKEKCGGDCIFYNREGARCSIYPVRPSQCSLFPFWPSILATKESWDRAATLCPGMNEGHLFTALEIESLLRQFPASIPSL, encoded by the coding sequence ATGGATAATCCACAGATTTGGTGGAGTGATGGCCTTCATTTTGCCTGTTTGGGGTGTGGTCGATGCTGTAGAGGAGAACCTGGCGCAATCTGGGTTTCCGAAGAAGAAGAAATAATTATAGCAGCGTGGCTGAATTTATCTGTTGAAGTTTTTAGGAATAGTTATGAAACAAGACGATGGGGACCTTTAAGCCTAAAAGAGAAGTGTGGAGGAGACTGTATTTTTTATAACCGAGAAGGGGCAAGATGCTCAATTTATCCCGTAAGACCTTCACAGTGTTCTCTTTTCCCTTTTTGGCCTTCTATTTTGGCAACAAAGGAAAGCTGGGATCGCGCAGCGACTCTTTGTCCAGGAATGAACGAGGGGCATTTATTTACTGCTTTAGAGATTGAAAGCCTGCTCAGACAGTTTCCCGCTTCAATCCCATCTCTGTAG
- a CDS encoding DUF3084 domain-containing protein — MQAQIWSDMNWKLIITLLMVSAILAYFGDRVGMRIGKKRISLFGLRPRHTSQIITAFTGVVISVGILLTMSVVSENVRTALFSMKFLQSQIINLTAELQESRDEAQLASIRLMESQSKLEEQEKKLREIQGQLAKVQPELEKAQKELTGLKGEKDSLKKEKVKLDQEVSRLRQEADHLREGLVQVRSGRIAVFAGELLGQQVVPPGSSQKEVEAIFESLRRRAELMVSLRTGISADTIILDVDLKVERTKIQECVNALERKFIRILAGSNALLGEDVRVRYEVHDSKLVYQKGKVVASRLWQPDAADAADAESFLHDLLAELNQRAVTEGIMPDPASGKIGAMDATHFFETVEILQETRQEVEVVVVVAEDIYTEGPVKIKFEVVPLGDRLQGE, encoded by the coding sequence GTGCAGGCCCAGATATGGTCTGATATGAACTGGAAACTCATCATTACTCTTCTCATGGTGAGCGCCATTTTAGCTTATTTTGGAGACCGCGTGGGGATGCGTATAGGGAAAAAGCGCATTTCCCTTTTTGGTTTGCGTCCCCGCCACACAAGTCAGATAATTACTGCTTTCACAGGAGTGGTTATTTCAGTGGGGATATTGCTCACCATGTCAGTTGTATCAGAAAATGTACGGACAGCTCTCTTCTCTATGAAGTTTCTACAGAGTCAGATTATCAATCTTACGGCAGAGCTGCAGGAAAGTCGGGATGAAGCACAGCTTGCGTCAATTCGCCTGATGGAAAGTCAAAGTAAACTGGAAGAACAGGAAAAGAAGCTCCGCGAAATACAGGGTCAGCTTGCCAAGGTTCAACCTGAACTCGAAAAGGCTCAAAAAGAGCTGACTGGCTTGAAAGGAGAAAAAGACTCCTTAAAAAAAGAGAAGGTCAAGCTTGACCAGGAAGTATCCCGTCTCCGTCAGGAAGCCGACCATCTTCGGGAAGGTCTGGTTCAGGTGCGAAGTGGCAGGATAGCCGTTTTTGCCGGAGAGCTTCTTGGACAGCAGGTGGTTCCACCTGGAAGTTCTCAAAAAGAGGTGGAGGCCATTTTTGAGAGCCTGCGACGGAGGGCCGAGCTTATGGTGTCCCTTCGAACAGGCATATCTGCTGATACTATTATTCTTGATGTTGATTTGAAAGTGGAAAGAACTAAAATACAAGAGTGTGTCAATGCTTTAGAGCGTAAATTTATAAGAATTCTGGCCGGTTCAAATGCTTTGCTTGGTGAAGATGTCCGAGTCAGATATGAGGTCCATGACAGCAAGCTTGTCTATCAGAAAGGAAAAGTGGTCGCTTCCCGACTATGGCAGCCTGATGCAGCTGATGCAGCTGATGCAGAGTCTTTTTTACACGACCTTCTCGCAGAGTTAAACCAACGGGCTGTGACCGAGGGGATAATGCCTGATCCTGCAAGTGGAAAAATTGGCGCTATGGATGCCACACACTTCTTTGAGACTGTAGAAATACTTCAGGAAACTCGGCAGGAAGTGGAAGTTGTTGTAGTTGTGGCAGAAGATATTTACACTGAAGGGCCAGTGAAAATAAAATTTGAAGTAGTGCCCTTGGGAGATAGGTTACAGGGGGAATAA
- a CDS encoding GNAT family N-acetyltransferase, with product MKTKLDYAFYDSKKAVTSSELRELYRFTLWGKSRSLEDIERMLEGTTMCFSVRHEEKLIAFCRILTDFIFRGSLWDIMVHPDFQGKGIGSALINYALTHPAIRAIPLIITYTSELEPFLTQYGFERKEGALMLLRRPIEYS from the coding sequence ATGAAAACAAAGCTTGATTATGCTTTTTATGATAGCAAGAAGGCGGTGACTTCATCAGAGCTCAGAGAACTCTATCGTTTTACCTTGTGGGGTAAAAGCCGTTCTCTTGAGGACATAGAGCGGATGCTTGAGGGAACCACTATGTGTTTTTCAGTACGGCATGAAGAGAAACTGATAGCCTTTTGCCGTATATTGACAGATTTTATTTTTCGCGGCTCCTTGTGGGATATAATGGTCCATCCTGATTTTCAGGGGAAAGGCATCGGTTCTGCACTCATCAATTATGCTCTTACCCATCCTGCGATTCGTGCCATCCCCCTTATTATTACCTACACGAGTGAACTTGAACCTTTCCTCACTCAGTATGGTTTTGAGCGCAAAGAAGGAGCCCTTATGCTTTTACGGCGCCCCATTGAATATTCTTAG
- a CDS encoding ComF family protein: MSGSTHHDTCRDLVLRLKYRGYGQLGVVMGQALAKVLPPVDCDALVPIPLHKQSRRPWNQAKLIAKGIAMEWRVPVVELLVWNPKAGFQTSYSSIERRLMAENALVFKGVRRGRQQVRAVVLIDDVSTTGTTLRRAACTLSEHSISVKKAITWSTSLRYYR, translated from the coding sequence ATGTCTGGATCCACTCATCACGATACGTGCAGGGATCTTGTTCTCCGTTTGAAGTATAGGGGATATGGTCAGTTAGGTGTTGTAATGGGTCAAGCCCTGGCAAAGGTCCTGCCACCTGTTGACTGTGATGCCCTTGTGCCCATCCCTCTTCATAAACAGAGCCGGCGTCCGTGGAATCAGGCGAAACTCATAGCAAAAGGGATAGCCATGGAATGGCGAGTGCCAGTAGTGGAGTTGCTTGTCTGGAATCCGAAGGCTGGCTTTCAGACTTCTTATAGTTCTATAGAACGGCGGTTAATGGCGGAGAATGCTCTTGTTTTTAAGGGAGTGAGAAGAGGCCGCCAGCAGGTACGAGCAGTAGTTTTGATAGACGATGTGAGTACTACTGGCACAACTTTGCGGCGGGCAGCCTGTACACTGAGTGAACACTCCATCTCTGTAAAAAAAGCTATAACGTGGTCGACATCCCTTCGTTATTATCGCTAA
- a CDS encoding OmpH family outer membrane protein, whose amino-acid sequence MIVSKKLVFIVSLAVLAVVMVAGCSMAEEKIGVIDSQKIVFQHPKFESVTQQLKVISQTKENEMKAAVDKETDQNKKMEIYQTKRRELATEEQRLMEPLFKESQIAVRTVAKVKGITVVIEKSAVYFGGIDITDDVIQELKKTAATK is encoded by the coding sequence ATGATAGTTTCGAAAAAACTGGTCTTTATAGTTTCTCTTGCCGTTTTGGCAGTGGTCATGGTTGCAGGGTGTTCCATGGCTGAAGAAAAAATTGGTGTGATCGACTCACAGAAGATCGTTTTCCAGCACCCAAAATTTGAAAGTGTCACCCAGCAGCTGAAGGTGATCAGCCAGACAAAAGAGAACGAAATGAAGGCCGCCGTAGACAAAGAAACAGATCAGAACAAAAAAATGGAAATTTACCAGACGAAACGTAGAGAGCTTGCCACGGAAGAGCAACGTTTAATGGAGCCTCTCTTCAAAGAATCTCAAATAGCAGTAAGAACTGTGGCAAAGGTCAAGGGGATTACTGTTGTTATTGAGAAAAGCGCAGTTTACTTTGGGGGCATAGATATTACTGACGATGTTATTCAAGAGCTCAAGAAGACCGCAGCAACCAAGTAG
- a CDS encoding HAD-IIB family hydrolase translates to MKKRILVTDIDGTLSHGEEVHPDVAAACTRLRENGWEIMVATGRILATSKNHIKAIGAWLPAIVYDGARLMDPLTGKSLWEAALSSRAVDMVLTEGWSAPLELQIFTDEAAICRKKDKETRLFLTEADVPVYDNLQTPHVDERVFRIIFYGSEHEVLQLEERIGETLHDHVDVMRSGKNFLDVVPLGVSKGAALSHYVDQLQPGPEILVAAGDHCNDLALFDIAHLRVAPRDAVPQILERAHVVMPPAHAQGFVRLIDFLLSGHWTNSSRTKRVVL, encoded by the coding sequence ATGAAAAAAAGGATACTTGTAACGGACATAGACGGCACCCTTTCTCATGGAGAAGAGGTTCATCCAGATGTGGCGGCCGCCTGTACTCGTCTCAGAGAGAACGGCTGGGAAATTATGGTAGCGACAGGTCGGATCCTTGCCACTTCTAAGAACCATATTAAAGCCATTGGAGCATGGCTTCCTGCCATAGTATATGACGGAGCCCGTCTCATGGATCCTCTCACGGGAAAGTCCCTGTGGGAAGCTGCTTTGTCTTCTCGTGCTGTCGATATGGTGCTGACAGAGGGCTGGAGTGCCCCTCTTGAGCTTCAGATCTTTACAGATGAGGCGGCTATATGCAGAAAAAAAGACAAGGAAACCCGCCTTTTTTTGACAGAAGCAGACGTGCCAGTATACGATAATTTGCAGACTCCCCATGTAGACGAACGGGTTTTTCGTATTATTTTTTATGGCAGCGAACATGAGGTTCTGCAATTGGAAGAGCGCATTGGAGAGACATTGCATGACCATGTTGACGTAATGCGTTCTGGAAAGAATTTTCTTGATGTTGTTCCTCTTGGCGTTTCTAAGGGGGCAGCACTTTCTCATTACGTGGATCAGCTTCAACCAGGCCCTGAGATTCTTGTGGCTGCAGGAGACCACTGTAATGATTTGGCTCTTTTCGATATAGCCCATCTTAGGGTGGCGCCCCGTGATGCTGTGCCGCAAATACTGGAGCGTGCCCATGTAGTGATGCCCCCTGCCCATGCGCAGGGGTTTGTCCGCCTTATAGATTTTCTACTTTCAGGCCATTGGACCAATAGCAGTAGAACAAAACGTGTAGTATTATAA
- a CDS encoding adenosine-specific kinase, whose protein sequence is MAEIKKWVLEQMEFPEDCNIILGQSHFIKTIEDLYEALITASSSLQFGIAFCEASGDCLIRHDGNAEDLKKIAVENIQRLSAGHTFIIVLRNGYPINVLDRIKNCQEVCHVFAATANPIQVVICESHQGRGVVGVIDGFLPKGVEGDDHIAARKGLLRDIIGYKR, encoded by the coding sequence ATGGCTGAGATTAAAAAATGGGTTCTTGAACAAATGGAATTTCCAGAGGATTGTAATATTATTCTAGGGCAAAGCCATTTTATTAAAACCATTGAAGACCTATACGAAGCCCTTATCACAGCGTCTTCTTCCCTTCAGTTTGGCATCGCTTTCTGTGAAGCTTCTGGAGACTGTCTTATACGGCACGACGGAAATGCAGAAGACCTTAAGAAAATAGCCGTAGAAAACATTCAAAGATTGAGTGCGGGGCATACCTTTATAATAGTTTTGAGAAATGGTTATCCTATTAATGTTCTGGATCGTATCAAGAACTGTCAGGAAGTATGTCATGTTTTTGCTGCAACCGCTAACCCCATTCAGGTTGTTATCTGTGAGTCTCACCAGGGGCGTGGAGTTGTGGGGGTCATAGATGGCTTTCTTCCCAAAGGGGTAGAAGGTGACGATCATATAGCAGCGCGGAAAGGGTTATTGCGTGACATTATAGGATATAAGCGATAG
- a CDS encoding DRTGG domain-containing protein → MKLREVVEHINGDVLYGEELLDSIEIEYAYGADLMSDVLAFARPGSLLLTGLTNVQIIRTAQMLDIPAVVFVRGKRPQEPAIKLASQLGMPVILSHCSMFETCGVLFREGVLPCNIPAREV, encoded by the coding sequence ATGAAGCTCCGCGAAGTGGTAGAGCATATTAATGGAGACGTTCTATATGGCGAAGAACTGCTCGATTCTATCGAGATAGAGTATGCTTATGGTGCAGATTTGATGAGTGACGTCTTAGCCTTTGCGAGACCAGGTTCTCTTTTGCTTACTGGGCTTACGAATGTCCAAATAATTCGAACGGCCCAAATGCTTGATATTCCAGCAGTGGTCTTTGTTCGGGGGAAGCGCCCCCAGGAGCCTGCTATCAAACTGGCATCCCAATTAGGCATGCCAGTGATACTAAGTCACTGTAGCATGTTTGAGACCTGTGGTGTTCTTTTCAGAGAAGGAGTGTTGCCGTGCAATATCCCGGCGAGAGAGGTGTAA
- a CDS encoding anti-sigma regulatory factor, whose translation MNEPYIEEYVVAGRDFSTIGEASTQFKAAMKMLGIPSIVARRASIVAYESEMNLVLHGGGGVIRLVVYTDKLEVWAIDRGPGIADIGLAMQEGYSTATDEIRELGFGAGMGLPNIKRHSDEMSIDSAVGKGTVLSATIFFQKE comes from the coding sequence GTGAATGAACCATATATTGAAGAATATGTAGTGGCAGGCCGTGACTTTAGCACTATAGGCGAGGCATCTACCCAATTCAAGGCAGCAATGAAAATGCTAGGTATTCCCTCTATAGTGGCCCGCAGGGCATCTATTGTGGCTTACGAATCGGAAATGAACCTGGTCCTCCACGGTGGCGGCGGTGTTATACGCCTTGTAGTTTATACAGACAAACTTGAGGTGTGGGCTATTGACAGGGGGCCAGGAATAGCTGATATAGGTCTTGCTATGCAGGAAGGATATTCCACTGCGACAGATGAAATACGAGAGCTAGGCTTTGGTGCTGGTATGGGATTGCCTAATATTAAACGACATTCTGATGAAATGTCCATTGATTCTGCAGTAGGGAAAGGGACGGTTTTGAGCGCGACTATTTTCTTTCAAAAAGAGTAG